The genome window GGAAAAGGAGAGTTTGGAGGCAAGTCGCTTTAGGTTCACATTGGTATCTTTGTCTAAGTTTATACTGCGAGAGTACAAGTGAcccagttttattttaatgctaatCCTATGATCAGATACGGGTTATGAGCATGTAAACTCGGACTAAAGATGGAGCATGACTGGGTTTACCCACAAATAACTTAAATGTGAGTTAACAGAACCTTAACAGGAGCAGCTGTTACTATTAATGTTATTTCAGCTaaatttgtgtctgtttttgctcAGCTCAGGGTTATACAGATGATAATTTCGCAGATCATGAAAAgttaattgatattttttgtgtttattccaGATGTCATGGTGGGAGATTACAGAGGGACTAAAGTAGCTGTGAAGTGCATAAAAAATGATGCGACCGCACAGGCTTTTATTGCAGAGGCTTCTGTCATGACGTAaggaaaatgtcatgtttgtgttgttgttgtgttttttttttctttagaaacaTGAAGCAACAAGTAACATGTAAAGCAAATAACATGTCCATGTGctcctcgtcttcctcaggCAAATGCGGCATGACAACCTGGTGCAGCTGCTCGGAGTGATTGTGGAGGAGAACGGGAGTCTGTATATAGTTACTGAGTACATGGCCAAGGTGGGTGGCAGACTGTCTGGTTATTTGTCAGCAGTCATGCAGTATCTATGAAGATGTCACATTGTTTCTTTCGTTCTTTCAGGGCTGTTTGGTTGACTACTTGCGCTCCAGAGGCCGGACAGTACTCGGTGGAGACGCTCTCCTTAATTTTGCACTGTGCGTAGACCTGCAGCTCTCTACAACATCTATATGTGTACTGTATTAAATGTAGACTGTTGAGTTTCTGACCACTAGTGGCGCTGTGGAGCAGTGTTTTGATGATCATCAGTGAATATGGGTTTTAAACTTTCTCGTCTTACACTTTCACAGAGACGTCTGTGAAGCAATGGCATACCTTGAGGCCAATAACTTTGTCCACCGAGACTTAGCGGCCCGCAACGTTCTCGTGTCGGAAGACAACATAGCCAAAGTCAGTGACTTCGGACTGACCAAGGAGGCCTCCTCCACGCAGGATACTGCGAAGCTGCCTGTGAAGTGGACGTCACCAGAGGCCCTCAGAGAAAAAGTACACTGTTGTTTTCAGAGACTGTCAGGATGTGGAGCAGTGTACTCAACCTCCTGAATAAACTTTTGCATGTATGTTTTTCTCTTAATCCATAGAAATTTTCCACCAAATCAGACGTTTGGAGCTACGGTATTTTGCTTTGGGAGATTTACTCTTTTGGACGAGTTCCTTATCCGAGAATTGTGAGTATCAATATAATTTTGGAAAGAGGCCTGCAGAAAAATATTAAGGAGGTATTAGCTCTTTGATTtaggggagagagagattaatCAGCAAAGTATTTATAGTCTAGACTTTTTCTTTCTATTGCAGTAACTTTGAGCATGTGCATACCTTAAAATTGCATCTTAAAATTaaaactgcaatttcccagcttgggataaatgaagtctatctatctatctatctatctatctatctatctatctatctatctatctatctatctatcatgtAGTACATTacagtattttttcatttttttggatAAAGAAAAGTACTGTGTTCTTTAATGACTTGACTGCTCTTCGACCAGTCACATTTCTCGCCTCAAATGATCCTTCACGTGATCCAGAATACAGAGATCACGCTGGTTTTTAAGAATAAGTTCTGCTCCCTGTCAACGCTCTTTCTTTGCTCTTCCCCACTCTGTAGCCATTAAAAGACGTTGTGCCTCGGGTGGAGAAGGGATATAAGATGGACTGTCCAGATGGCTGTCCCGAGGTGGTGTATAACATCATGAAACAGTGCTGGAACCTAGATCCTGCTGCTCGACCAAGCTTTCAGATGCTGAAGGAGTGGCTACAGCATATCAGCCAAGGGATGGGGAGAAAACAATGAGAGATCTGACACATAAATGACTTTGCGCCTTCATTTCGACCACTTGGACCATAACCTGGCACGAAAATTTGATTTCAAGATGTATTATTTGGCAGACGATGAagtttgttttcacactttgtCAATATACTGTctttagtttgtgtttctgagtgtcATGCCTCACCTCAAGCTGTTCAAACTGCAGTAACTCTTAATTCCTGGCTCAGTCAACCTACTAAGTCTTCCTGTGCTCGGTTATCAAGAGTGAATGATTAACTGTCATATCGATGAGTCCTTTCATAGTACACAGTGCTGCCTCAGAGCCACAGTGCCTTGACCTGTTTAAtttttatgtattatatgtCCTTTACGTTGATATCTTTGGTCATACTGAtgccattatttcattttatgaaCGTGTCAACAGTAACATCATTTGACTAAGTTGACTGAATCCATTGTATCCGTTTAAAGAAGAAAGACGCTTCAGAAGTAGTAATACAGTTTTGATATGTCCTTACTCGCTGTATTATTTTTGACAGTTTCCAGGTACATCGTTTTGCATGAATGTTGAATTGTTTTGTTAAAAGGACTAAGTTAAAAAATAACTATAAAtatgcagctttattttttcattgttatgtataaataaaaaaaaatatgttatgCGTACTCTTGGGTCCATCTGTAAGTCAAGACAGGAAGCACAAGAGTGGCCAAACGTCACCTTTACTACTGATACAGTAACATCATTCAGCTCAGTCATGCAGACATCATTCCCATATACAAAATTTTGCATCTGACAACaataaatggtttattttaGGAATCTTTAGAGTTAAGCAAATAATATGAATTTTGTATGTAGTCAGAAAAGGAGAATGTTGATAAATGTACTGTGTTGCTATTTCAACAATAAAAAATTATAcattttgaaattgttttgCAGTTGTGActatttttctattctttttttaatcagtgttcTAAGTTAAAGAATTTATGATATTGAAGTAGTGAATATTAGTTTAATATTTGGAGGCATTCATTGTTTTGATGATAAAGattttccaaacaaaacatCATCTTATAAACTAGGATGCATCATTCTAGATTAAATTACCCAGTAGCATACAAAATAGTTGTAAACTGCTACACATTGACCAGCTACAACACTGAAACGCTGCTTTAATGCACAAGTAAATATACAATGAAAACAGTTGATTAATGAAATGACCATTCTCCATAATGGGTACCTTTAACTGTCCTTTTAAGTCAGAGTTTTAATGCAAGgctattatttctatttttatagTCTAGTATTGCtagttttacttaagtaaaggattAAGTATacttaaattaattaaattaactaATCTAACAGTAAAAATAGCAACAATGCCAATATTTGAAAGCTGTAGGTACGTGGTGAGGtacttttctttcagttttgcaacgattttatttatttagttattttaatGAACTTGCGGAAATCAAGGCCAGTTAtacagtgaaggcagcagtgcCATCAAGTGATGACACAACACAGtccttttaaaagaaaagatcGAAGCAAGAGGGTAAATATAAATGGAGATCTGATAGATTTTAATGCTTTTTGGCAGTTccaattatttatttcatttattccaAATATGCAGAAAgcaatattttctgtttatagaatttgatttttgaaaatcaaaaaaatttaataagaaaaaaagtaaatgtctTTATCACTTAGAGACGGAACCTTTTCGAGGGGGGCTTATTTCTTCGTTGCACTCGTTGGGGCTACAGGGAAATGTAGACTGAAAACAACGGTATTCGACAGAGAACGGAGCTTAGGGCTCGCAGACTAGACTCGGTCTTTGTCGGACTTTGTGATGGACAATGAGGCTGATGTCTTTTATCGGGAGCTGCCGAAAGTGGTGAGTCACAAATGTAGTCAAAAAAAAATTTACACGAAAATTGACAGAGAAGAGTTTTTAAGAGAGCAAATGTAGTTTGTGATTGCTTCATGCTAACGTCAGCGTTTCGACTGTCACCAGGAGCTTCACGCTCACCTCAACGGCTCCGTCAGCTTCCAAACCATCGAGAAACTCTTCAGGCAGAAACCGCATCTCAACATCGAGCACAGCATGACCGCCATCGCCAAAGGCCAGCGGAGGACACTGGATGAGTGCGTGTAACTTTGTTTGTCCCTCCGAGTTTAATACGAGAGCTCGCTGTTTGAAATCAAACTGGGTCTAATTCATGACGAATTCGCCGTCACTTTCTTAATTAATTTAAGTTATTTCTTAACGTAGGTGCTGTAGAAACAGTTTAGTTGATATTGGAGTAGATATTGCTTGTACGCGTTTAATGCAGACAACAGTAAACTAATGACGAGCATCTAACGAACCAGTATTAAAACAACATGGCGCTCATGTTCGCAGGTGTTTTCAGGTCTTCAAAGTCATCCATCAGCTGGTGGACACGGAGGAGGATATCCTGATGGTGAGGATTCAAATTCAGATTAGTTTTGATCgtcttttctctcatttttatgCCCAGAATATCAGTAACAgatgtctcttttcttttttccaggtGGCTACAGATGTTATCAAGGAGTTTGCAGCAGATGGAGTCAAATACTTAGAACTGAGAAGTACACCaagggaggagaaaaacacaggtaATAGGTCTTAACAACATGGAGCCTGATGTTTTGATGGCAAGGTTTATCATCAGGATTATTTTCAGAAATTATTCGATTTACAAGTTTATTATCTTTTTCCCAGGATTGACAAAAAGGAGATACGTTGAAACTGTCCTCAAAGCCATCCAACAGTGTAAAAACGAGGGAGTGGACATTGATGTCAGGTATTCATTTCCTGTGTACAAAGTCCAGAAATGTGTCTTGAGTGTGATAAAACTGTCGGCCACAGTCGCGCATGCTTCTAAATGAGCCTATTTGTTCTGAAGGTTTCTGGTGGCGATCGATCGTAGGAATGGGACTGAAGTTGCCATGGAGACGGTGAAGCTGGCTGAGGAGTTCATGCTGTCCTCTGATGGTCTGGTGGTGGGACTCGACCTCAGTGGAGACCCGATGGTCAGGAGCTTTGTTTGCCAAATGTTCACAGAATTTGACTTTGTGATACAGCgcagtgaaacaaaaacattagaaatTAAAAGGTTGAGTTcgaaagttaaagttaaaaagaaaaaaaaaatgctgcatgtatCGTTTTGGAATTTGTATGCAAGTGAGGAAtaatacagtaaatgtactgcACTATGCTAAATTTGCACATATTGCACAGtccacacagtgtgtgtgtgtgtgtgttcgcattCAGATGAGGGATGGCCTTATGGGAAAAACTTTTCAGGTGCCTATTGGCCCTGGTGCTGATGGGACCATGTAATTGTGCTTTGTCGTATTTTGCAACATgaattgttattttcatgtcGTTTTTGGATGGTGCAGTACAGTTAATTCCTCCAAACTGCAACAAATCATATCAGAACTGTCTAGATGGAATATCATTTAGTCAAATTAAAGataagtttgtgtgtttccagtatCGGACATTTATTCTGGATTTTGTCACAGTTCTTCCTGTAAATTAATGTAATTTTCATGTTGAAGGTTGGCCATGGCAAAGACTTACTTCCTGCTCTACAGAAGGCCAAGAACTGTGGGCTGAAGTTGTCACTGCACCTCTCAGAAGTATGAcctcaccattttttttttaatgtcatttgttATGTGTGGTCACATCATCTGTGAACATTCGGAATCACAGCAAAAACTGTTGCAGGTACCGTCACAGCTGGAGGAGTCAGACTTGCTGCTGGATCTCCCTCCAGACAGGATCGGTCACGGCACATTCTTGCATCCTGAAGTCGGTGGATCTGAAAGTCttgttgacaaagtggtgaagaaCAACATACCGCTGGGTAATACTGAGATCAAATGATTATTCTTCTGTGGAgtgcaatatttcatttttgatttctcaactttgtttttcttgtagAGTTATGTCTGACATCAAATGTCAAAGGACAAACTGTACCGTGCTACTCCAAACATCATTTCAAGTACTGGTACCAGTTGGGACATCCAAGTGTGATTTGTGTAAGTTTCATTTCTTTGCACCTCACAGGCAGTGAAACTTCTGTTACAAATATCTAGTTcatatttaaatttgttttggATTGGGGCTGCTTAACAGTTAAAACATTTGTATACCAATATGGTAACTACTGTAAAGTTTTAGTACTGATGACAAaattatactttatttattgtgtacaaaacatgtttttcagctaAAGCCCTTTCATTCAACTAATTTAGCCAAAATTCTCAAACATATGATTGTATcaaggatgttactacatgggctcttTGTAAAcctgttgtcagtaaacagttcatttgcaaatgattgcattctgttttatacattttactgagtcccaacttttttagaatcagggttgtatgtgTTTATCTCGACACAAATAGTCACGGAAACTGTGCCTGAACTCGTGatttaatttgtaaaatatttaacaaaatacAACTAAAACAAAGAACGTAACAAAACATTTGGTGCCAACATTTGGTTTTGACACACCAGGGACACAATTTGGGCAGGAATCACAAgttttggggttcagtatccAGTCCTAACGCATTAATGGCTTGCTTTGTGAAGCAATGTTAGTATTGCAGTTTTATTGGGTTGGGGGGCTTGAAAGTGATGTATTAAAAAACAGAAGTCAAAATTGATTCAGCAGAGGCCAAAATATGCTTTAGTCTTTAGTCAGagcttcagaaagaaaaaactacAACTCCCACAATAGCTCAATAGTCGTGTCATTAGACCCTCCTCAGACCTAAGTCTTGTTTTCATAGGCTGTGTAGCACATGATGAGTAAACAGACTAAGGTGAAGTCCCccgttttaaaaaaaaatgtacatttatgtaGAATTAAGATTATGTAGAATCTTAATTGTGATGAAATCAGAGTTCCCCATGAAtgatttttattctttgtcaCATTCCAGACTGACGATAAGGGAGTCTTCTGTACAGACTTGTCTCAGGAATATCAGCTGGCAGCTTCCACCTTCGGTCTCAGTCGTGAAGCCGTGTGGAAGCTCTCCCAGCAGGCCATAGACTGCATCTTTGCACCAGACGCCGTGAAGCAGCAGCTCAAACAGAAGTGGACTGAAATGCAGCCTCAGGTGTTCAAGTGACCCGTTCAGTGGAACCTAAAGCCAATCACATACCTCCcgtttcactttttaaaaaccttTCCATTAACGTTTTACAAGTCTTTGTAGAAATCATGACATCAACTAAAAGGGAACTCTAAGAGcactgtaaaaatgtttgaaatactTCAAagtaaatgacatttaattagTACAAGAGTAAGTGTGGTATTTTCTGCTGATatacagtgtgaaaatgaatgaaagcaacATACTTGTTATGACATAATGTAGAAATGTTGGTGTATCTGGGGAGCAGAATTCAGAAAATTGtcaaggatttaaaaaaacaacaactcaacAGATATCCAGTCCTGCGTGAGGTCTTCACTATCTGTATGTCCGTCCAAGATATCCAAAGTTCTCCAGATCACAGatgttgatgctgctgtgcCCACGCACTGTCCTTCCTGTCAACGCAGCTCCGTTTACTGTCACATCTTCTTTCCAAATTTGCCACGCTTTTCCTTGTTCTTCTTGAATTTGCCCTGTTGCATCTCCTTCTTTTTTAGTTTCCCCTGCTGCGGAGCCCCGTTGCTGGCTATGGCGTTTCCCCCGTctatcttcctcttcttgttaCTGTTGGGAGAAGACATCGTTACCAACATGTTTCTACAACAACCGAACACTACAGCCAAAGATCCTGGGTGTCACTGCACCTCTTGATGCTGACGAGAGCCGTGTTCCCTGCTTTCTTCAACACCTGGTCCCATTCCTCATCATCTCCACGGATCTTATATCtataaaaacaaaggaaatcaTTACAGTAAATATTGCCCAGGCATTTTTTTATATCTAGAACACTACACACAAATAATAACCAATGCTGCTTCCCCCCCAGCCTTATACTTACTCTTCCAGGTCCATTTCCTTTACTTTCTCTACATCCTGCTTGTGTCTCTCCTCAAACTCCTTTGCTGCTTCATTCTGTTAGAAGCAGattctgttttaaacatttttccttCAAACACATCATAAAAATGACGAGATGCAGCTAACTTCTTATTCATTAATGATTAATGTGTTGACTTTCCCTGTTAATTATGTAAGTCATCGcagttgtaaaataaaaacattcctATTTTCTTCCCTACATACAGctcaaaatccaaaaatattgaatttacaattatagaaaaacaagaaaagcaacaaattctAACATGAGAGGCTGAAACCAGCAAATACTTAACATATTTGCTTGATAAAGTAACATTGGTGCCCACATACCAGATCGTCATTAAGGCTTCTGACAGTCGGCTCCATGGAAACGTCTTTGTGGGCCACCATCTCAGCCTCAATAGCTTTTTCTTGGATGCTGGTGAAGACCTTGGATGGTAAAGGccagaataaaacaaagcatgaaTGTTGCTGCAATACTTTTGAAGGTAGA of Chelmon rostratus isolate fCheRos1 chromosome 6, fCheRos1.pri, whole genome shotgun sequence contains these proteins:
- the LOC121607645 gene encoding tyrosine-protein kinase CSK-like; the encoded protein is MTEVQTPWPQGTECVARYNFKGTSEQDLPFNKGDVLTIIVVTKDPNWYKAKNAAGCEGTIPANYVQKREGVKSGGKLSLMPWFHGKITRDQAERLLYPPETGLFLVRESTNFPGDYTLCVSCDGKVEHYRIIYHNGKLTIDDEMYFENLMQLVEHYTKDADGLCTRLIKPKLEEGTVAAQDEFSRSGWSMNRKDLKLQQVIGKGEFGDVMVGDYRGTKVAVKCIKNDATAQAFIAEASVMTQMRHDNLVQLLGVIVEENGSLYIVTEYMAKGCLVDYLRSRGRTVLGGDALLNFALDVCEAMAYLEANNFVHRDLAARNVLVSEDNIAKVSDFGLTKEASSTQDTAKLPVKWTSPEALREKKFSTKSDVWSYGILLWEIYSFGRVPYPRIPLKDVVPRVEKGYKMDCPDGCPEVVYNIMKQCWNLDPAARPSFQMLKEWLQHISQGMGRKQ
- the adal gene encoding adenosine deaminase-like protein; this encodes MDNEADVFYRELPKVELHAHLNGSVSFQTIEKLFRQKPHLNIEHSMTAIAKGQRRTLDECFQVFKVIHQLVDTEEDILMVATDVIKEFAADGVKYLELRSTPREEKNTGLTKRRYVETVLKAIQQCKNEGVDIDVRFLVAIDRRNGTEVAMETVKLAEEFMLSSDGLVVGLDLSGDPMVGHGKDLLPALQKAKNCGLKLSLHLSEVPSQLEESDLLLDLPPDRIGHGTFLHPEVGGSESLVDKVVKNNIPLELCLTSNVKGQTVPCYSKHHFKYWYQLGHPSVICTDDKGVFCTDLSQEYQLAASTFGLSREAVWKLSQQAIDCIFAPDAVKQQLKQKWTEMQPQVFK